Proteins encoded by one window of Salvia splendens isolate huo1 chromosome 14, SspV2, whole genome shotgun sequence:
- the LOC121765986 gene encoding uncharacterized protein LOC121765986 has product MGSSQSAQIPSEAEEEEEEEEEEEEEEEEDDDEIGDEDEENDAVPRDIPDSADHAVVKKILEQEPEMLPCHASASPLSPQLSAYGTPRTGPSIKVWDPYNVLAPPPSLPPLPAHFHRGFSAPAPSDEDRAITEVYLVSHGECHMNLRPDLIAGRCPDAALTSNGKRQARALAVFLKSQGVRFSAIYASPLDRARATAQAVCQELNLPEEHIQSSDELVEMSQGHWEGCHRSEVFTPTTVSLMEKFQPDFSAPSGESLRQVEFRMVQFLNGTVVAFPDKFRSDFSPPDPSDNPVFGNNSTHALPNLMPERDVPSLAPPNWDSSHKHRQGLHKKKSGKSRLQIVTTGDNEADDEMSPRVAPNNQGPIRDINVRIIPPSLVSSCVGVFSHSTPIKCLLTGLLGCSPVMSHKFCIEDSSVTVLQHSWKTGWQIKRMNDTSHLRLL; this is encoded by the exons ATGGGCTCTTCGCAGTCCGCCCAAATCCCCTCCGAAgccgaggaggaagaagaggaagaggaagaggaagaggaagaggaagaagaagacgacgacgaAATCGGCGACGAAGATGAGGAAAACGACGCCGTCCCCCGCGACATCCCCGACAGCGCCGACCACGCCGTGGTGAAGAAGATCCTGGAGCAGGAACCGGAGATGCTGCCCTGCCACGCCTCCGCGTCGCCGCTCTCCCCGCAGCTCTCCGCCTACGGCACGCCCCGCACGGGGCCCTCCATCAAGGTGTGGGACCCGTACAACGTCCTCGCCCCCCCGCCGTCGCTCCCGCCGCTCCCCGCGCACTTCCACCGCGGCTTCTCCGCCCCCGCCCCCTCCGACGAGGATCGGGCGATCACGGAGGTCTATCTGGTCAGCCACGGCGAATGCCACATGAATCTGAGGCCCGATTTGATCGCCGGCCGCTGCCCCGACGCCGCCCTCACCTCCAACGGCAAGCGCCAGGCGCGTGCCCTCGCCGTGTTTTTGAAGTCCCAGGGGGTTAGGTTTAGTGCGATCTACGCCTCGCCGTTGGATCGGGCACGCGCCACCGCGCAGGCGGTTTGCCAG GAGTTGAATTTGCCCGAGGAACATATACAATCATCGGATGAACTCGTGGAGATGAGCCAAGGCCATTGGGAAGGGTGCCATCGGTCAGAAGTTTTCACCCCAACTACAGTGAGTTTAATGGAGAAATTCCAGCCCGATTTTTCTGCACCATCCGGAGAATCCCTGAGGCAGGTAGAATTCCGGATGGTTCAGTTCCTAAATGGTACGGTCGTGGCATTTCCTGATAAATTTAGGTCTGATTTCTCCCCACCAGATCCTAGTGACAACCCGGTTTTTGGAAACAACAGCACTCACGCACTTCCGAACTTGATGCCCGAACGAGACGTGCCTTCTCTGGCACCACCCAACTGGGATTCGTCACACAAGCACCGGCAGGGCCTTCATAAGAAGAAGTCCGGTAAGAGCAGACTCCAGATAGTGACAACTGGAGACAATGAGGCCGACGACGAGATGTCTCCGCGAGTAGCACCCAATAACCAAGGTCCGATACGCGACATAAATGTTAGAATCATCCCTCCTTCTCTCGTGTCCTCGTGCGTTGGAGTGTTCAGCCACTCCACACCGATCAAATGCCTCCTGACCGGCCTCCTGGGGTGCAGCCCGGTGATGTCACACAAGTTCTGCATCGAAGATTCTTCAGTCACGGTGCTGCAACACTCGTGGAAAACCGGTTGGCAGATAAAGAGAATGAACGATACGTCTCATCTTCGACTTCTTTGA
- the LOC121764059 gene encoding B3 domain-containing transcription factor FUS3-like — protein MIVDLTALFFREAEIHLPILESKEGIPISMLDMDGIHEWWFKYRYWPNNSSRMYVLEDTVWWHISLLEFVYTHGLVTDDFILVYQNVEDGRYIIEARKKGQDLAPRIFDNLAMNDAAPELEFPELPVLDDTELHRLIEKSGSVPVYAYDNDFLDDSPLDYMGESINLPSLGSDSSFEAIEDYNPDDFNFGWRE, from the exons ATGATTGTGGATTTGACGGCCTTGTTCTTT AGAGAAGCTGAGATTCATCTTCCTATCCTTGAATCCAAGGAAGGAATTCCAATTAGCATGCTCGACATGGATGGAATTCATGAGTGGTGGTTCAAATACAG ATACTGGCCGAACAACAGCAGCAGGATGTACGTGCTCGAGGATACGG TGTGGTGGCACATCTCCTTATTGGAGTTCGTCTATACTCATGGCTTGGTGACCGACGACTTCATTCTCGTCTACCAGAACGTTGAAGACGGAAGATAT ATCATAGAAGCAAGAAAGAAAGGGCAGGATCTTGCACCGAGGATATTTGACAATCTTGCGATGAATGATGCAGCACCCGAGCTAGAGTTCCCGGAACTCCCTGTTCTAGACGACACAGAGCTG cacCGGCTTATCGAAAAATCTGGTTCCGTCCCTGTGTATGCGTATGACAACGATTTCTTGGACGACTCTCCCCTCGACTACATGGGAGAGTCGATCAACTTACCAAGCCTTGGATCGGACTCGTCGTTTGAAGCCATTGAAGACTACAATCCTGACGACTTCAACTTCGGGTGGAGAGAGTAG